Proteins encoded in a region of the Quercus lobata isolate SW786 chromosome 8, ValleyOak3.0 Primary Assembly, whole genome shotgun sequence genome:
- the LOC115957454 gene encoding vacuolar protein sorting-associated protein 22 homolog 1-like has protein sequence MRRRPGIGGLQTAAAARDQYRLVGENVAKIRTDMMKEQLATFRTQLEEFARKHKNDIRKNPAFRSQFHKMCAKVGVDPLASNKGFWAELLGIGDFYYELGVQIVEICLATRPHNGGLINLQELCILLRQRKSDREAVSEDDCLRAISKLKVLGSGFEVISVGKKKLVRSVPTELNKDHNEILELAQAQGFVTVEEVERRLSWTSGRAIDALDTLLDEGLAMIDDGHRDRKRRYWFPCVSSNSTPVADT, from the exons atgagAAGACGACCAGGAATCGGAGGCTTACAGACCGCCGCTGCTGCTAGG GATCAATATCGTTTGGTGGGTGAAAATGTAGCGAAGATTAGAACCGATATGATGAAGGAACAGCTCGCCACTTTTCGCACTCAGCTCGAAGAATTCGCTCGCAAACACAAG AATGATATACGCAAGAACCCGGCATTCAGGTCGCAGTTCCATAAAATGTGTGCAAAAGTAGGGGTGGATCCGTTGGCCTCAAACAAGGGTTTCTGGGCTGAGTTGTTGGGGATTGGTGACTTCTACTATGAACTCG GAGTACAAATTGTTGAGATTTGCTTGGCAACAAGACCCCACAATGGAGGCTTGATAAACCTGCAGGAACTCTGCATTCTGCTTCGTCAGCGGAAAAGTGATCGTGAAGCTGTTTCTGAGGATGACTGCCTGCGTGCTATAAGTAAACTGAAG GTATTGGGTAGTGGTTTTGAGGTGATTTCTGTTGGAAAGAAAAAGCTTGTTCGGTCTGTTCCAACTGAATTAAACAAAGACCATAATGAAATTTTAGAGCTGGCTCAG GCTCAAGGCTTTGTGACTGTTGAAGAAGTAGAAAGACGGCTTTCTTGGACCTCTGGTCGTGCTATTGATGCTCTTGATACTTTACTAGAT GAGGGTCTTGCAATGATTGATGATGGCCATAGAGATCGTAAACGCCGATATTGGTTCCCTTGTGTATCTTCCAACTCAACTCCAGTAGCTGATACTTGA
- the LOC115956367 gene encoding fatty acid desaturase 4, chloroplastic-like yields MVTSPPNHPILNDSASLRSTWAQRAWVACGCTTVLISLAKAIIGAAESHIWFRPILAVTSPPNHPILNDSASLRSTWAQRAWVACGCTTVLISLAKAIIGAAESHIWFRPILAALAGYILADLGSGVYYWGIYNYGSTSTPIFGAQIDGFQGHHKWPWKITRTQFAKKFHTLARAVTFTVLPMDLANNNPIFHAFVGVFSGWILFSQHFHVWAHTTKSRLPPLVIALQDMGLLLSCQYADHHRPPYNNNYCIVSGLWNKFLDKQHVFKALETILFFKLGVRPRSWSEPNSGWTEETKA; encoded by the coding sequence ATGGTCACATCACCTCCTAACCATCCCATTCTCAATGACTCAGCAAGTTTAAGATCAACTTGGGCTCAACGTGCATGGGTAGCATGTGGTTGCACCACGGTCCTAATCTCTCTAGCAAAGGCAATAATAGGTGCAGCCGAATCACACATATGGTTTCGCCCCATTTTAGCGGTCACATCACCTCCTAACCATCCCATTCTCAATGACTCAGCAAGTTTAAGATCAACTTGGGCTCAACGTGCATGGGTAGCATGTGGTTGCACCACGGTCCTAATCTCTCTAGCAAAGGCAATAATAGGTGCAGCCGAATCACACATATGGTTTCGCCCCATTTTAGCAGCCTTGGCCGGCTATATTTTAGCTGACCTTGGGTCCGGAGTGTACTATTGGGGTATTTACAATTATGGTAGTACCTCAACTCCAATTTTTGGTGCCCAAATAGATGGGTTTCAAGGTCACCATAAGTGGCCATGGAAAATCACTAGGAcacaatttgcaaaaaaatttcacacccTTGCTCGTGCTGTCACATTCACAGTGCTACCAATGGACCTTGCTAATAATAATCCAATATTTCATGCTTTTGTTGGTGTGTTCTCAGGTTGGATTTTGTTTAGCCAGCACTTTCATGTTTGGGCTCACACAACAAAGAGCCGGCTTCCACCACTGGTAATTGCATTGCAAGATATGGGATTGCTTTTGTCATGCCAATATGCTGATCATCATAGGCCACCTTATAACAATAATTATTGCATAGTGAGTGGGCTTTGGAATAAGTTTTTGGATAAGCAACATGTTTTTAAGGCATTGGAGACGATTCTGTTCTTTAAGCTAGGGGTGAGACCTAGGTCCTGGAGTGAGCCCAATTCTGGTTGGACCGAAGAGACTAAGGCTTAG